A window of the Streptomyces griseochromogenes genome harbors these coding sequences:
- a CDS encoding helix-turn-helix domain-containing protein — translation MYHTWMRFLSPGPAHHRLGLVCLGVGLQYGALPTVGPRTLDHHVAVVISTGGGWYRGADGRRTTVTAPALLWLTPGVPHHYGPDPDTGWDEGFVDFAGPAAATYTELGYIEPERPVVALSDAAGPRAVVARIARAARRGNPLLEVETAAAVHELLVALRRARADLAPDGDEVLQALARDACRPMSVAEHAARHGMTAAELRGAVRRAAGCSPKDYLLGIRLGRAKELLAATELPVAAVARRVGYDDPAYFSRLFTRRVGLAPVRFRAQQGRSVPGGWSDRIPDPDDPPMLHG, via the coding sequence ATGTACCACACCTGGATGCGGTTCCTCAGTCCCGGCCCCGCCCACCACCGCCTCGGCCTGGTCTGCCTCGGCGTCGGTCTCCAGTACGGCGCGCTGCCCACGGTCGGCCCCCGCACCCTCGACCACCATGTGGCCGTCGTGATCAGCACGGGCGGCGGTTGGTACCGGGGCGCCGACGGCCGCCGTACGACCGTCACCGCGCCCGCGCTGCTGTGGCTCACCCCCGGCGTGCCGCACCACTACGGGCCCGACCCGGACACGGGCTGGGACGAGGGTTTCGTCGACTTCGCCGGGCCCGCCGCCGCGACCTACACCGAGCTCGGCTACATCGAGCCCGAGCGGCCCGTCGTCGCGCTCTCGGACGCGGCCGGACCCCGCGCGGTCGTCGCCCGCATCGCCCGCGCCGCCCGCCGCGGCAACCCGCTGCTGGAGGTGGAGACCGCCGCCGCCGTCCACGAGCTCCTGGTCGCTCTGCGCCGCGCCCGCGCCGACCTCGCCCCCGACGGCGACGAGGTGCTCCAGGCGCTCGCCCGGGACGCCTGCAGGCCGATGAGCGTCGCCGAACACGCCGCCCGGCACGGGATGACCGCCGCCGAGCTGCGCGGCGCCGTCCGCCGCGCCGCCGGATGCAGCCCCAAGGACTACCTCCTCGGCATCCGCCTCGGCCGCGCCAAGGAACTCCTCGCCGCCACCGAACTGCCCGTCGCCGCCGTCGCCCGCCGCGTCGGCTACGACGACCCCGCCTACTTCTCCCGCCTCTTCACCCGCCGGGTGGGCCTCGCCCCCGTACGCTTCCGCGCCCAGCAGGGGCGCAGCGTCCCCGGCGGCTGGAGCGACCGGATCCCGGATCCGGACGATCCTCCGATGCTGCACGGCTGA
- the pepN gene encoding aminopeptidase N has protein sequence MSVITRDEAQLRAQLLDVHRYTIELDLTTGDETFGSRTVIRFGARSDGDTFVELKPAELRSATLDGQPLDPESFHDDRLPLRNLTAGEHELRVEAVMRYSRTGEGMHRFTDPTDGETYVYTQHFLDDVQRVFAAFDQPDLKAVFDLTVTAPQGWSVLANGITEHLGEGRWKAAPTPLISTYLVAVAAGPWHSVRTEHRGLPFGIHCRRSLAPHLDADTEEIFEITRACFDRYHEKFEEPYPFDSYDQAFVPEFNAGAMENPGLVTFRDDFIYRSAVTDTERQIRAMVIAHEMAHMWFGDLVTLRWWDDIWLNESFAEYMGYQTTLEATRFTEPWVEFGVTRKAWGYDADQRPSTHPVAPEAVDDTAAALLNFDGISYAKGASALRQLVAWLGEKDFLAGINIHFQRHKFANAALADFIDSLAAATERDVHAWADAWLRTTGVDTLTPGVESADGACTLSVDRAGSRPHRVSVGLYDRDLTDKGRLMLRERVGIDLPQTDPQPIGKRPALLLLNDGDLTYAKIRFDDESFEAVRTGLSGLPDPLTRAVVWNALRDAVRDGELAPAVYLEAARAHLPLETDLALVQGVLAFACAHIADRYLRPEDRPAALAALTSLCRDLMRRTEDGDNPGLRLIAVRHLIDVAAHPDTIAAWLADGTVPGGPELDPELRWRILGRLAVLGATDEAAIAAELERDPSASGQEGAATCRAALPDPEAKRAAWEAMFTGEDLSNYLFTATARGFWQPEQADLVREYVPRYYEDVVALAARRGPAIAVAAGRWGFPQYAVDAEHLALGQACLREADPVPALRRRLADELDDLARALRVRGE, from the coding sequence ATGTCCGTCATCACGCGCGACGAAGCGCAGCTCCGAGCACAGCTCCTCGACGTCCACCGCTACACGATCGAGCTCGACCTCACCACGGGGGACGAGACTTTCGGCTCCCGTACCGTGATCAGGTTCGGCGCCCGGTCCGACGGGGACACGTTCGTCGAGCTGAAGCCCGCCGAGCTGCGCTCCGCCACGCTCGACGGACAACCCCTGGACCCGGAGTCCTTCCATGACGACAGACTGCCGCTGAGGAACCTCACCGCCGGCGAGCACGAGCTGCGCGTCGAGGCGGTCATGCGCTACTCCCGCACCGGCGAGGGCATGCACCGCTTCACCGACCCCACAGACGGCGAGACCTACGTCTACACACAGCACTTCCTGGACGACGTCCAGCGGGTCTTCGCCGCCTTCGACCAGCCCGATCTGAAGGCCGTCTTCGACCTCACGGTCACCGCGCCGCAGGGCTGGAGCGTCCTCGCCAACGGCATCACCGAGCACCTCGGCGAGGGCCGCTGGAAGGCGGCCCCGACCCCGCTGATCTCCACCTACCTCGTCGCCGTCGCCGCGGGCCCCTGGCACTCGGTGCGCACCGAGCACCGCGGCCTGCCCTTCGGCATCCACTGCCGCCGCTCCCTCGCCCCGCACCTCGACGCCGACACCGAGGAGATCTTCGAGATCACGCGCGCGTGCTTCGACCGCTACCACGAGAAGTTCGAGGAGCCCTACCCCTTCGACTCCTACGACCAGGCGTTCGTGCCCGAGTTCAACGCCGGGGCCATGGAGAACCCGGGCCTGGTCACCTTCCGCGACGACTTCATTTACCGCTCGGCCGTCACCGACACCGAGCGGCAGATCCGCGCCATGGTCATCGCCCACGAGATGGCCCACATGTGGTTCGGCGACCTCGTCACCCTCAGGTGGTGGGACGACATCTGGCTGAACGAGTCCTTCGCCGAGTACATGGGCTACCAGACCACGCTGGAGGCGACCCGCTTCACCGAACCGTGGGTCGAGTTCGGCGTCACCCGCAAGGCCTGGGGCTACGACGCCGACCAGCGCCCCTCCACCCACCCGGTGGCCCCCGAGGCCGTCGACGACACCGCCGCCGCCCTGCTCAACTTCGACGGCATCTCCTACGCCAAGGGCGCCTCCGCGCTGCGCCAGCTGGTGGCCTGGCTCGGCGAGAAGGACTTCCTCGCCGGCATCAACATCCACTTCCAGCGGCACAAGTTCGCCAACGCCGCCCTCGCCGACTTCATCGACTCCCTCGCCGCCGCCACCGAACGCGACGTGCACGCCTGGGCCGATGCCTGGCTGCGCACCACCGGCGTCGACACCCTCACCCCGGGCGTGGAGTCCGCCGACGGTGCCTGCACCCTGAGCGTCGACCGCGCGGGCAGCCGCCCGCACCGCGTCAGCGTCGGCCTGTACGACCGCGACCTCACCGACAAGGGCCGCCTCATGCTGCGCGAACGCGTCGGCATCGACCTCCCGCAGACCGACCCGCAGCCCATCGGCAAGCGCCCCGCGCTGCTCCTGCTCAACGACGGCGACCTGACCTACGCCAAGATCCGCTTCGACGACGAGTCCTTCGAGGCGGTCCGCACCGGCCTGTCCGGGCTGCCCGACCCGCTCACCCGCGCTGTCGTGTGGAACGCCCTCAGGGACGCCGTCCGGGACGGGGAACTCGCGCCCGCGGTCTACCTGGAGGCGGCCCGCGCTCACCTCCCGCTGGAGACCGACCTGGCCCTCGTCCAGGGTGTCCTCGCCTTCGCCTGCGCCCACATCGCCGACCGCTATCTGCGCCCCGAGGACCGCCCGGCCGCCCTCGCCGCCCTCACCTCGCTCTGCCGCGACCTGATGCGCCGCACTGAGGACGGCGACAACCCCGGCCTGCGCCTGATCGCCGTACGGCACCTCATCGACGTGGCGGCCCACCCCGACACCATCGCCGCCTGGCTCGCCGACGGCACGGTGCCCGGCGGGCCCGAGCTCGACCCCGAGCTGCGCTGGCGCATCCTCGGCCGGCTCGCCGTGCTCGGTGCCACCGACGAGGCCGCCATCGCCGCCGAGCTGGAGCGCGACCCCTCGGCCAGCGGCCAGGAGGGCGCCGCCACCTGCCGCGCCGCGCTGCCCGACCCCGAGGCCAAGCGCGCGGCCTGGGAGGCGATGTTCACCGGCGAGGACCTGTCCAACTACCTGTTCACGGCGACCGCGCGGGGCTTCTGGCAGCCCGAACAGGCCGACCTGGTCCGGGAGTACGTGCCGCGCTACTACGAGGACGTGGTCGCGCTCGCCGCCCGCCGCGGCCCGGCCATCGCCGTCGCCGCCGGCCGCTGGGGCTTCCCGCAGTACGCCGTGGACGCCGAGCACCTGGCGCTCGGACAGGCCTGCCTGCGGGAGGCCGACCCGGTTCCCGCCCTGCGCCGGAGACTGGCGGACGAACTGGACGACCTGGCACGGGCGTTGCGGGTGCGGGGGGAGTAG
- a CDS encoding NAD(P)H-dependent flavin oxidoreductase: protein METALTRLTGVRHPVVQTGMGWVAGPRLVSAAANAGALGILASATMSPDRLRGAVREVRARTDAPFGVNLRADAADAPERVQIMLDEGVRVASFALAPSAELIARLKEAGVVVIPSVGARRHAEKVTAWGADAVIVQGGEGGGHTGEVATSVLLPQVVDAVRIPVVAAGGFFDGRGLVAALAYGAAGVAMGTRFLLTSDSTVPDAVKARYLAASVRDVTVTRAVDGLPHRMLRTELVDTLERSGRIPALVHAVRRAAGFRRLSGLTWRQMVRDGLALRHGKELSWSQVLLAANTPMLLRSAMVDGRTDLGVMASGQVAGLIDDLPSCAELVERIVKEAEEVLAELEALRGVR from the coding sequence ATGGAGACCGCGCTGACCCGGCTGACCGGGGTGCGCCATCCGGTCGTGCAGACCGGGATGGGCTGGGTGGCCGGCCCGCGGCTGGTCTCGGCGGCGGCGAACGCGGGGGCGCTCGGCATCCTGGCCTCCGCGACGATGTCCCCCGACCGGCTGCGGGGCGCTGTACGGGAGGTGCGGGCGCGTACGGACGCACCGTTCGGGGTGAATCTGCGGGCCGACGCGGCCGATGCGCCCGAGCGTGTGCAGATCATGCTGGACGAGGGCGTCCGGGTGGCCTCCTTCGCCCTCGCACCCTCCGCCGAGCTCATCGCCCGGCTCAAGGAGGCCGGTGTGGTGGTCATCCCGTCCGTCGGGGCGCGGCGGCATGCCGAGAAGGTGACCGCGTGGGGTGCGGACGCGGTGATCGTGCAGGGCGGCGAGGGCGGCGGGCACACCGGTGAGGTGGCGACGTCCGTGCTGCTGCCGCAGGTGGTGGACGCGGTGCGGATACCGGTCGTGGCGGCGGGCGGCTTCTTCGACGGGCGCGGTCTGGTCGCGGCGCTGGCGTACGGGGCGGCCGGGGTGGCGATGGGCACGCGGTTCCTGCTCACCTCGGACTCGACGGTTCCGGACGCGGTGAAGGCACGGTATCTGGCGGCGTCGGTCCGGGACGTGACCGTCACCCGGGCGGTGGACGGGCTGCCGCACCGGATGCTGCGCACGGAGCTGGTGGACACGCTGGAGCGGTCCGGGCGGATACCGGCCCTGGTCCACGCGGTGCGGCGGGCGGCGGGTTTCCGTCGGCTGTCGGGGCTCACCTGGCGGCAGATGGTCCGCGACGGGCTGGCCCTGCGGCACGGCAAGGAGCTGTCCTGGAGCCAGGTGCTGCTGGCGGCGAACACGCCGATGCTGCTGAGGTCGGCGATGGTGGACGGCCGTACGGATCTGGGGGTGATGGCGTCCGGACAGGTCGCCGGACTGATCGACGACCTGCCGTCGTGCGCCGAACTGGTGGAACGGATCGTGAAGGAGGCGGAGGAGGTGCTGGCGGAACTGGAGGCACTCAGAGGCGTTCGATGA
- a CDS encoding chorismate mutase, giving the protein MTIRNTGTGDVGPEVRQELERLRESIDNIDAAVVHMLAERFKCTQQVGRLKAVHQLPPADPAREARQIERLRSLAESAKLDPAFAEKFLNFIIAEVIRHHESIAEDTANEQPASAG; this is encoded by the coding sequence ATGACCATCAGGAACACCGGTACCGGTGACGTCGGCCCCGAGGTCCGCCAGGAGCTGGAGCGGCTGCGCGAGAGCATCGACAACATCGACGCGGCCGTCGTCCACATGCTCGCCGAGCGCTTCAAGTGCACCCAGCAGGTCGGCCGGCTCAAGGCGGTGCACCAGCTGCCGCCCGCCGACCCGGCCCGCGAGGCCCGCCAGATCGAGCGGCTGCGCAGCCTCGCCGAGAGCGCCAAGCTCGATCCGGCCTTCGCCGAGAAATTCCTGAACTTCATCATCGCCGAGGTGATCCGGCACCACGAGTCCATCGCCGAGGACACCGCGAACGAGCAGCCCGCCTCGGCCGGCTGA
- a CDS encoding enoyl-CoA hydratase family protein: MGVSTSSPEKGISLVTADFPPVNALPVSGWFALADAVRAAGRDPGVRCVVLAAEGRGFNAGVDIKEIQAHGDRALLGVNRGCAEAFAAVYECETPVVAAVQGFCLGGGIGLVGNADAIVASEDARFGLPELDRGALGAATHLARLVPRHLMRALYYTSRTATAAELHAHGSVWRVVPRAELRTAALELAREIAAKDGRLLRLAKAAINGIDPVDVRRSYRFEQGFTFEAALSGVADEVRDRFGKEGA, translated from the coding sequence ATGGGTGTCTCCACCTCGTCCCCGGAAAAGGGGATTTCGCTCGTCACGGCCGACTTCCCGCCGGTGAACGCGCTGCCGGTGAGCGGCTGGTTCGCGCTGGCCGACGCGGTCCGGGCGGCCGGCCGGGACCCCGGCGTGCGCTGTGTGGTGCTGGCGGCGGAGGGGCGCGGGTTCAATGCGGGCGTGGACATCAAGGAGATACAGGCGCACGGCGACCGGGCCCTGCTCGGCGTCAACCGGGGCTGCGCCGAGGCCTTCGCCGCGGTGTACGAGTGCGAGACACCCGTGGTGGCGGCGGTGCAGGGGTTCTGTCTGGGCGGCGGCATAGGCCTGGTGGGCAACGCGGACGCGATCGTGGCGAGCGAGGACGCCCGCTTCGGGCTGCCCGAGCTGGACCGGGGCGCCCTGGGCGCGGCGACCCACCTGGCCCGGCTGGTCCCGCGGCACCTGATGCGCGCCCTGTACTACACCTCGCGCACGGCGACCGCGGCCGAACTGCACGCCCACGGCTCGGTGTGGCGGGTGGTGCCGCGCGCGGAGCTGCGCACGGCGGCCCTGGAGCTGGCCCGCGAGATCGCCGCCAAGGACGGCAGGCTGCTGCGTCTGGCCAAGGCTGCCATCAACGGGATCGACCCGGTGGACGTGCGCCGCAGCTACCGCTTCGAGCAGGGCTTCACCTTCGAGGCCGCGCTCAGCGGTGTGGCCGACGAGGTCCGGGACAGGTTCGGGAAGGAGGGCGCATAG
- a CDS encoding SDR family oxidoreductase: MSGICAGRVVVVTGAGRGLGRAHALAFAAEGARVVVNDLGVGLDGVPGADSPAAAVVREIRAAGGDAVAHGGDIATTQGAASLVRTAVETYGRLDTLVNNAGFLRDRMLVNLDEDDWDAVLRVHLKGHFLPLKHAAAHWRAEAKAGRTRAARIVNTSSGAGLLGSVGQGNYSAAKAGIIGLTLVAAAELARYGVQVNAVAPAARTRMTERTFAETMAAPAAGFDAMAPENVSPLVVWLGSAASAGVTGRVFEAEGGRITVMEGWRPGPGADKRARRTPAEAGEAARKLLAEAEPPGVAYGAEERGSGGAGGHGS; the protein is encoded by the coding sequence ATGAGCGGAATCTGCGCAGGACGAGTGGTCGTCGTCACCGGGGCCGGACGGGGGCTGGGCCGCGCCCACGCCCTCGCCTTCGCCGCCGAGGGCGCCCGGGTCGTGGTCAACGACCTGGGCGTCGGGCTGGACGGGGTACCGGGGGCCGACAGCCCGGCGGCGGCCGTCGTCAGGGAGATCAGGGCGGCGGGCGGGGACGCGGTGGCGCACGGCGGCGACATCGCGACGACCCAGGGCGCCGCCTCGCTCGTCCGGACGGCCGTCGAGACGTACGGCCGGCTGGACACCCTGGTGAACAACGCCGGCTTCCTGCGCGACCGCATGCTGGTCAACCTCGACGAGGACGACTGGGACGCCGTGCTCCGCGTCCACCTCAAGGGCCACTTCCTGCCCCTCAAGCACGCCGCCGCGCACTGGCGGGCCGAGGCCAAGGCCGGGCGCACCCGGGCGGCCCGGATCGTCAACACCAGCAGCGGAGCGGGCCTGCTGGGGTCGGTCGGGCAGGGGAACTACAGCGCCGCCAAGGCCGGGATCATCGGGCTGACACTCGTCGCGGCGGCCGAACTGGCCCGCTACGGCGTCCAGGTCAACGCCGTCGCCCCGGCCGCCCGCACCCGTATGACGGAACGCACCTTCGCCGAGACCATGGCGGCTCCGGCCGCGGGCTTCGACGCCATGGCTCCCGAGAACGTCTCCCCGCTGGTCGTCTGGCTCGGCTCCGCCGCGAGCGCCGGTGTGACCGGCCGGGTCTTCGAGGCGGAGGGCGGACGCATCACGGTCATGGAGGGCTGGCGCCCGGGTCCCGGCGCCGACAAGAGGGCGCGCCGGACCCCGGCCGAGGCGGGGGAGGCTGCACGGAAACTGCTGGCGGAGGCGGAGCCGCCGGGGGTGGCGTACGGAGCCGAGGAGCGGGGGAGCGGGGGAGCCGGGGGGCACGGGAGCTAG
- a CDS encoding glycoside hydrolase family 35 protein encodes MSEFTVGESDFLLDGRPVRLLSGALHYFRVHEGHWRHRLEMLRAMGLNCVETYVPWNLHQPGPGRYRDVRAVGRFLDAARAAGLWAIVRPGPYICAEWENGGLPHWVTGEPGTRARTRDERFLFHVRNWFHRLLHEIVPRQIDRGGPVIMVQVENEYGSYGSDADYLEQLAGLLRVKGVTVPLFTSDGPEDHMLTGGSLPGVLATVNFGSHARAAFETLRRHRPEGPLMCMEFWCGWFDHWGGEHVVRDPDEAAGALREILECGASVNLYMAHGGTSFGGWAGANRGGGELHAGPLEPDVTSYDYDAPVDEYGRPTEKFRRLREVLAAYHPGPLPEPPSPPAPLGAPADVVLTAWAPLGDVLEALGGEETVTPVPPTFEELGVARGLVRYEVGVPGPRRPYPLTVRGLRDLAVVYVDGERAGVLTEDEPRLKEPVAGPARVELWVESLGRVTYGPRSGEAKGITGGVLHERQYLHGVRARGLDLDAFDDGVEVVPFGTPPGDGAPGLYRGTVTVGGAGDARLELPGWTRGFVWVNGFGLGRYWSVGPQRSLYVPGPVLREGENEVWVLELQEAGRGRGRPSAPGLLPVRAVRGGRTQGVDVTATPGNPSGENPVTPE; translated from the coding sequence ATGAGCGAGTTCACGGTGGGGGAATCCGACTTCCTGCTCGACGGGCGCCCCGTACGGCTGCTGTCCGGCGCGCTGCACTACTTCCGGGTGCACGAGGGGCACTGGCGGCACCGGCTGGAGATGCTGCGGGCCATGGGCCTCAACTGCGTGGAGACGTACGTCCCGTGGAACCTGCACCAGCCGGGCCCGGGCCGGTACCGGGACGTGCGGGCGGTCGGGCGGTTCCTGGACGCGGCCCGTGCGGCCGGCCTGTGGGCCATCGTGCGGCCGGGACCGTACATCTGCGCCGAATGGGAGAACGGCGGGCTGCCGCACTGGGTGACGGGCGAGCCGGGTACGCGCGCGCGTACCCGTGACGAGCGCTTCCTGTTCCACGTACGGAACTGGTTCCACCGGCTGCTGCACGAGATCGTGCCCCGGCAGATCGACCGCGGCGGGCCGGTGATCATGGTGCAGGTCGAGAACGAGTACGGCAGCTACGGCTCGGACGCGGACTATCTGGAGCAACTGGCCGGCCTGCTGCGGGTCAAGGGGGTCACCGTGCCGCTGTTCACCTCGGACGGCCCCGAGGACCACATGCTGACCGGCGGCTCGCTGCCGGGAGTGCTCGCCACGGTGAACTTCGGCTCCCACGCGCGCGCGGCCTTCGAGACCCTGCGCCGGCACCGTCCGGAGGGCCCGCTGATGTGCATGGAGTTCTGGTGCGGCTGGTTCGACCACTGGGGCGGTGAACACGTCGTACGGGATCCGGACGAGGCGGCCGGGGCCCTGCGGGAGATCCTGGAGTGCGGGGCCTCGGTGAACCTGTACATGGCGCACGGCGGCACGAGCTTCGGGGGCTGGGCGGGCGCCAACCGGGGCGGCGGCGAGCTGCACGCAGGTCCGCTGGAGCCGGACGTGACCTCCTACGACTACGACGCCCCCGTCGACGAGTACGGGCGCCCCACGGAGAAGTTCCGGCGCTTGCGCGAGGTGCTCGCGGCGTACCACCCCGGTCCTCTCCCCGAACCGCCCTCACCACCGGCCCCGTTGGGCGCTCCGGCGGACGTGGTGCTCACCGCGTGGGCGCCTTTGGGCGACGTACTGGAGGCGCTCGGCGGAGAGGAGACCGTCACGCCCGTGCCACCGACGTTCGAGGAGCTGGGCGTCGCCCGGGGCCTCGTGCGCTACGAGGTCGGCGTGCCCGGGCCGCGGCGGCCGTACCCGCTGACGGTCCGCGGGCTCAGGGATCTCGCGGTGGTGTACGTCGACGGCGAGCGGGCCGGGGTGCTCACCGAGGACGAGCCCCGGTTGAAGGAGCCCGTCGCGGGTCCCGCGCGCGTGGAGCTGTGGGTGGAGTCCCTGGGGAGGGTCACCTACGGTCCGCGCTCCGGTGAGGCGAAGGGCATCACCGGGGGCGTCCTGCACGAGCGGCAGTATCTGCACGGGGTACGCGCGCGTGGACTGGATCTGGACGCCTTCGACGACGGTGTGGAGGTGGTGCCCTTCGGTACGCCGCCCGGGGACGGCGCACCGGGGCTGTACCGGGGCACCGTCACGGTCGGCGGCGCCGGGGACGCACGGCTCGAACTGCCGGGCTGGACGCGGGGCTTCGTCTGGGTGAACGGTTTCGGCCTGGGCCGCTACTGGTCCGTGGGACCGCAGCGGTCCCTGTACGTCCCCGGTCCGGTGCTGCGGGAGGGCGAGAACGAGGTGTGGGTGCTGGAACTCCAGGAGGCGGGGCGGGGCCGGGGGCGACCGTCCGCGCCGGGTCTGCTGCCGGTCCGAGCGGTGCGCGGCGGGCGGACGCAGGGAGTGGATGTCACGGCCACGCCGGGCAACCCGAGCGGCGAAAATCCGGTCACCCCCGAATAG
- a CDS encoding SDR family oxidoreductase: MENSANPSAGPVDDAPRGRTVVVTGGTRGVGAGIARAFAAAGAQVVVCARRPPEQPLDGVTFTPLDLRDAPAVRAFFDALPRLDVLVNNAGGTPYRRLADADAERHARVIELNLVTPLTASLAAYEQLRRTRGSVVMVGSVSGARPSPGSAAYGAAKAGLENLAASMAVEWAPEVRVNTLVVGMVRTERSHLHYGGPDGLTAVSGTVPLGRLATPADVGAAAVFLASGAAAYISGASLLVHGGGERPAFLDAASANREDRRQGDLG, encoded by the coding sequence GTGGAAAACTCCGCGAACCCGTCGGCAGGGCCTGTGGACGACGCGCCGCGCGGCAGAACCGTCGTGGTCACCGGCGGCACCCGAGGGGTCGGGGCGGGCATCGCGCGAGCCTTCGCCGCAGCCGGCGCCCAGGTGGTGGTCTGCGCCCGCCGTCCCCCCGAACAGCCCCTCGACGGCGTGACGTTCACCCCCCTCGACCTGCGCGACGCCCCCGCGGTCCGCGCCTTCTTCGACGCACTGCCCCGGCTCGACGTGCTCGTGAACAACGCGGGCGGCACCCCGTACCGGCGGCTGGCCGACGCGGACGCCGAGCGGCACGCCCGGGTCATCGAACTGAACCTGGTCACCCCGCTGACCGCCTCCCTGGCCGCCTACGAGCAGCTGAGGCGCACCCGGGGCTCGGTCGTGATGGTCGGCAGTGTGAGCGGCGCGAGGCCCTCGCCCGGCTCGGCCGCCTACGGAGCGGCCAAGGCGGGCCTGGAGAACCTGGCCGCCTCCATGGCCGTGGAGTGGGCACCGGAGGTCCGTGTCAACACGCTGGTCGTCGGCATGGTCCGCACCGAGCGGTCCCACCTGCACTACGGCGGCCCCGACGGCCTCACCGCCGTCTCCGGCACCGTCCCGCTGGGACGGCTCGCCACCCCCGCGGACGTCGGCGCGGCCGCCGTCTTCCTCGCCTCCGGCGCGGCCGCCTACATCAGCGGCGCCAGCCTGCTCGTGCACGGGGGTGGGGAGCGGCCCGCGTTCCTGGACGCCGCGAGCGCCAACAGAGAAGACCGCCGGCAAGGAGACCTGGGATGA
- a CDS encoding CoA-transferase subunit beta: protein MNAVSRSEYCVIACADAWRGAGEILASPMGLIPSLGARLARLTFAPDLLLTDGEALLVRPDGTPEGWLPYRQHLALVAGGRRHVMMGASQIDRHGNQNISCIGDFGRPRRQLLGVRGAPLNTLNNPTSYWIPRHSRRVFVERVDMVCGVGYDRAAELGGTARFHRIPRVVSDLGVFDFATPDHSMRLASVHPGVGVEQVREATGFELTVPDEVPYTREPTAEELRLIREELDPDGARAREVPEGARG, encoded by the coding sequence GTGAACGCCGTGAGCCGATCCGAGTACTGCGTGATCGCCTGTGCCGACGCCTGGCGCGGTGCCGGGGAGATCCTGGCGAGCCCGATGGGCCTGATCCCTTCGCTGGGCGCCCGGCTGGCCCGGCTCACCTTCGCCCCGGACCTGCTGCTGACCGACGGCGAGGCGCTGCTGGTCCGCCCGGACGGCACGCCCGAGGGCTGGCTGCCCTACCGGCAGCATCTGGCCCTGGTGGCGGGAGGCCGGCGGCACGTGATGATGGGGGCGAGCCAGATCGACCGCCACGGCAACCAGAACATCTCCTGCATCGGCGACTTCGGACGGCCCCGGCGACAGCTGCTCGGAGTGCGCGGAGCGCCGCTCAACACGCTCAACAATCCGACGAGTTACTGGATCCCGAGGCACTCGCGGCGGGTGTTCGTGGAGCGGGTCGACATGGTGTGCGGGGTGGGGTACGACCGGGCGGCGGAGCTGGGCGGCACGGCACGCTTCCACCGCATCCCCCGGGTCGTCTCCGACCTCGGTGTCTTCGACTTCGCCACCCCGGACCACTCGATGCGGCTGGCTTCTGTGCATCCGGGGGTCGGTGTGGAGCAGGTGCGCGAGGCGACGGGCTTCGAGCTCACGGTGCCGGACGAGGTGCCGTACACCCGGGAGCCCACCGCCGAGGAGCTGCGGCTGATCCGTGAGGAGCTGGATCCGGACGGGGCACGGGCGCGTGAGGTGCCCGAGGGGGCGAGGGGGTGA
- a CDS encoding CoA transferase subunit A: MSDKTMTADEVVSRLRSGMTLGIGGWGSRRKPMALVRALLRSGIGDLTVVSYGGPEVGMLAAAGRIRKLVTAFVTLDSVPLEPHYRAARESGDFELAEVDEGMFLWGLRAAANRLPFLPVRAGLGSDVMRVNPGLRTVTSPYEDGETFVAVPALRTDAALVHVNRADRLGNGQYLGPDPYFDDLFCEAAEEAYVSCERLVDTAELTKEAAPQSLLLKRLSVSGVVEAPNGAHFTSCAPDYGRDEEFQREYVSTPWPEFAERFLSGDEEAYRSSVRAWRKERP, from the coding sequence GTGAGCGACAAGACGATGACCGCCGACGAGGTGGTCTCCCGGCTGCGCAGCGGCATGACCCTCGGCATCGGCGGCTGGGGTTCAAGGCGCAAGCCGATGGCCCTGGTCAGGGCTCTGCTCCGGTCCGGGATCGGTGACCTCACGGTCGTCTCGTACGGCGGCCCGGAGGTCGGCATGCTGGCCGCGGCCGGGCGGATCCGCAAGCTGGTCACGGCCTTCGTCACCCTCGACTCCGTCCCGCTGGAGCCGCACTACCGGGCGGCGCGCGAAAGCGGGGACTTCGAGCTGGCGGAGGTGGACGAGGGGATGTTCCTGTGGGGGCTGCGGGCGGCGGCGAACCGGCTGCCGTTCCTGCCGGTGCGGGCGGGACTCGGCTCGGACGTCATGCGGGTCAACCCGGGCCTGAGGACGGTCACTTCGCCGTACGAGGACGGGGAGACGTTCGTGGCCGTGCCGGCCCTGCGGACGGACGCGGCCCTGGTGCACGTCAACCGGGCCGACCGGCTGGGCAACGGCCAGTATCTGGGCCCCGACCCGTACTTCGACGACCTGTTCTGCGAGGCGGCGGAGGAGGCCTACGTCTCCTGCGAACGGCTCGTCGACACGGCGGAGCTGACGAAGGAGGCGGCCCCGCAGTCCCTGCTCCTCAAGCGGCTGTCGGTGAGCGGTGTGGTGGAGGCCCCGAACGGGGCGCACTTCACGTCCTGCGCGCCGGACTACGGCCGGGACGAGGAGTTCCAGCGGGAGTACGTGTCCACGCCCTGGCCGGAGTTCGCCGAGCGGTTCCTGTCCGGGGACGAGGAGGCGTACCGGTCGTCGGTGCGGGCCTGGCGGAAGGAGCGGCCGTGA